The sequence below is a genomic window from Herpetosiphon gulosus.
CCATACATAGGCATCAATCCCACTTACTGGTGCTGCCGTTGGCCGTTCGCCAATCCCGGCCCCAGCTTGGTTACACCAGCCACCACGATGTGGCCGACGATCCAGCTTCGAATCGTTGACATAGATTTCCAATGAATTCGAGCTGCTCACCATCGTTGGACGAGCCGTACCACCCCAGCCGTTGCGGCTGGTATCAATCAACATCCCGATTCCACTCGGGAAGCCAGCAGTGATGAAGGCGTTGCGCATCGCCAACACATAGTCCGTTTCGTCGAAGTAGGGGTTCCATTCGTAGAACAACGACGAGCGGATCGGGTTGCCACCACCTAAGGTCAAGC
It includes:
- a CDS encoding glycoside hydrolase family 6 protein, with the protein product LTLGGGNPIRSSLFYEWNPYFDETDYVLAMRNAFITAGFPSGIGMLIDTSRNGWGGTARPTMVSSSNSLEIYVNDSKLDRRPHRGGWCNQAGAGIGERPTAAPVSGIDAYVWVKPPGESDGVATAGVIDPTDPAKQFDAMCDPNAQNRYNTAYPTNALAGAPHAGRWFSSQFAMLVRNAYPAIAP